The stretch of DNA GCAGGGTGTCGGGGCCGATGCGGGCGTGGCCCAACGCTTCGAGAGCGGTGGCCAGCGAGAGCCAATGGACGATATCCGTGGTATCGAAAGTCGACCTGGGGATGCGGTAGGTTCCGGGATCGAACTCGAAGCCGTCCAGGACTGCGGCTTTGCGTCCATAGGTTTTGTCGGGCACCGACGGATCCGGGTCGTGATAGTCCGCGAGCGGCAGCCGGACATCGGGTATTTCCCGGAACTGCTGGCGGCGGCTGAGAATGTTTTCCCACAGTTGCAGCAGATTTCCAGCGCCGGGATAACGGCAGGCCATGCCGACCACGGCGATCGGTTGAGCGGTTTCGGTACGCATAGGGTTATTTCCTCCTGAAAAAAAACTGCCCGGGATGGGCACTTGAACCGACGCTTGCCTTTCGGTGAGACGTCGAGATGTGAATGCAGCGAGAAGGGCTGCCTCGAAGCTCAACCTAACAAGAATGGGGAGGAATTCAAGGGATATATGGCAGTAGAGGACCCGGTATCGGTATTGGGGGAATAAAAGGCTTATTCCGGGAATCTGCGGGAAATCCGGATTTCGTCCGGCCGGGTTATTGTCGCGACCTAGGGGGAAGAGCGGTCTTCGAACCACTGGTACAGGGTTGGCAGCACCACCAGCGTCAGCAGGGTCGAGGTGATGAGTCCGCCGATGACGACGATGGCCAGAGGCCGCTGGACTTCCGAGCCGGGGCCGTTGGAGAACAGGAACGGCACCAAGCCCAGCATGGCGACCGTCGCCGTCATCATGACCGGGCGGAAACGCTGCGTGCAGCCTTCGACGATCGCGGTTTCGCGGTCGATGCCGGTTTCGCGCAGTCCCCGGATACGGGACACCAGCACCACGCCATTCAATACCGCGATGCCCCAAAGGGTGATGAAACCGACCGAGGCCGGTACCGACAGGTATTCACCGGAGGCAAACAGGGAAAAGATCCCGCCCATGGAAGCGAAGGGGAGGACCAGAATGATGAGTCCGGCGAAGCGCAGCGACTGGAACAGCAGGAACAGCAGGAAGAAGATCGCCGCGATGGTGATCGGAATGATGACCAGCAGGCGGTTCATGGCGCGCTCGAGGTTCTCGAACTGGCCGCCCCATTTGAGGAAATAGCCCTCCGGCAATTTGACCTTTTCGCCGACGGCCTTTTGCAGTTCGGCCACGAACCCGCCCAGGTCTCGGCCCCGCACGTTGGCGCCGATCACCAAACGGCGCTTGGCCATTTCACGGCTGATCTGGGCGGGGCCGTCGGTCAGCCGGATTTCGGCCAGATGCTCCAACGGCACCAGGGCGCCATGGTGAGACTCCAGCATGATCTTGCCGATGGCTTCCCCGCTGCCGCGGAAAGCATCGGGGAAGCGCACGACCGCCTGGAAGCGTCTTTCACCCTCGTAGATCTGGGTGCTCTCGCGCCCGCCGATCGCCGTCTCGATGATGTCGTTGATGTCCTGTACGTTGATGCCATGGCGGGCGATGGCCCAGCGGTCGATGTCGATGGTCAGGTACTGCTGGCCGCTGATCCGCTCCATCCGGATGTCGCTTGCACCCCGGACTGAACGCAGCACGCGGACGATTTCATCGCCCTTGCGCTTCAATACCTCCAGTTCGTCGCCGAAGATCTTGATGGCGATGTCGGAGCGCACGCCGGTGATCATTTCGTCGACCCGGTCGGAGATCGGCTGGGCCATGACCACCTGTACGCCGGGCAGCACCCGCAGTGTTTCGCTCAGGGCGTCCATGACGTCGTCCTGGTCCCAGCCGGGAGGCAGTTCTTCCTGCGGCTTGAGCGTGAGGATGGGGGTGGATTCGTTTTCCGGCTGGGTGTCGGTGGGATTCTGGCTGCGGCCGAGCTGCGATACCGCCCGCGCGATGCCCGGCACCTGCATCACCAGCCGCATCGCCTCGGTTTCCATCTTGATCGATTCGTCCAGCGACATGCTGGGCGCCCGGTTGATGCCGGTGACGATCGCGCCTTCCTTCATTTCGGGAATGAACGAGGTGCCCAGGAGGGGGAACAGTCCCAGACTCAAGGCCAGCAAGGCCAGGGCCGTGACGACCACGGTGCGCGGACGGCACAGCGCGACAGACAGCAGGGCGAGGTAGGGCCGCTTCATCGCGGCGATGATGCGGGTATCCTGCTCGCCCCCCCCTTTGAGCAGGTAGGCGCACAGCACCGGCGAGAGGGTCAGCGACACGATGAGGGAGATGAACAGCGCGATGGCGATGGTATAGGCGAGGGGGGCGAACAGCTTGCCCTCCAGTCCCGTCATGGTCATCAGCGGCAGGAACACCAGGCAGATGATGCCGACGCCGAACAGCACCGGCGTGCCCACTTCGGCGGCGGCATGCAGCACCACCTGCAGTTTGGTCTCCCCGGTGTCCCTCATCTCACCGAGATGGCGGAAGGTGTTTTCCACGACCACCACCGAGCCGTCCACCATGATGCCGATGGCGATGGCGAGCCCGCCCAGCGACATCAGGTTGGCCGAAATGCCGTAGCGGTTCATGACCATGAAGGTCACCAGCGGCGTGATCACCAGGGTCGCCACCACGATCAGGCTGGAGCGGACGTCGCCCAGGTACAGCAGCAGGATGACGATGACCAGCACGATGCCTTCGACCAGCACCTTGGTCACGGTATGGATCGCGGCGTCCACCAGGGTGGTGCGGTCGTAGTACGGCACGATTTTCAGCCCGCCGGGCAGCATGCCTTTGTCGTTGATTTCCTGGATCCGCTCCTTCAGCTCGGTGACGATCCGCTTGGCGTTGCCGCCGCGGATCATCATCACGATGCCGCCCACCGCTTCGGTCTGCCCGTTCTTGATCACGGCACCATAGCGCACCGCGTGGCCGATCTTCACTTCGGCCACGTCGCGGATGAACACGGGCGTGCCGCCGCTTTCCTTGAGCACGATGTTGCGGATGTCCTCGATGTTCTCGATCAGCCCCAGGCCGCGGATCAGGTATTGTTCGGCATAGCGGGGCAGCTTGCCGCCACCGCTGTTGGCGTTGTTGAGGGCGAGAGCGGTATAGATGTCCTTGAGCGAGATGCCGTAGTGGCGCAGCCGGTCCGGATTGGCGAGCACCTGGTACTGCCGCTCGTAACCGCCGATCGAGTTGATTTCCGCCACCCCGGGGACACCGCGCAGCAAGGGACGGACCACCCAGTCCTGAACGGTCCGGCGCTCGGTCAGCTCCTGCTCGGTCAGGGCGCGGTCGCCGTCGTCCGGGCGCTCCAGGGTGAACTGGTAGACCTCGCCCAGTCCGGTCGACACCGGCCCCAGCACCGGCGTGATGCCGTCCGGCAACTGGCTCGCCGCTTCGATCAACCGCTCCAGCACCAATTGGCGGGCGAAGTAGACGTCGGTGTCGTCGGTGAACACCAGGTTGATCTGGGACAGGGCGTTGCGGTTGACCGAACGCATCTCGGTCAAGCCCGGCAATCCCGTCATCGCGATTTCCAGCGGCACGGTGACGAAGCGCTCGACCTCCTCCGGTGAGCGTCCCGGCGCCTCCGCCGCGACCTGGACCTGCACGTTGGTCACGTCGGGGAAGGCATCCACCGACAGTTCCCGCATCGCGGTGAGGCCGAAAGCCAGCAGGCAGAGTGTGACGATCACGACGATGAGCCGCTGGCGGAGGGCCGTGCGGATGAGGGATTCGATCATGGGATGAGGCGACGGGGAGCTGGGGTCGCCAGGCAGTCTAGCATGGCGGGGAGGTCATATTCCGCGTAGTATTACTTTCAATGTAATACTTTTGTAGAGGGGTTCCCATGCGCATCACCAGTAAAGGCCAGGTCACCATTCCGGCCGGGATTCGCCGGCAAGCGGGTTTGCTTCCGGCATCCGAAGTGGAGTTCGAGTATCGCGACGGTGTGGTCATCCTGCGGCGGGCGGGCGGGAAAACGCGCGGCGAGGAATTGGTCTCGCGCCTGCGCGGCATGTTCAGCGCTTGCGGCAAGAGCACCGACGAAATCATGCGCGAGACTCGCGGCGGGGAGTGATGGCCGCCGTCCTCATCGATACCAATGTCATCCTCGATGCCGCGAGCCCTGGAACGGAATGGCATGAATGGTCCGCGCGGCAATTGTGCCGGGTCGTCGACGACGTCGGCGGCTGCGTCAATCCCATCATTTATGCGGAACTGGCGGGGTACGTGAACGACGAATCGGCGCTGGCCGCGCTGATCGACGATTTTCTGCTGGAAAAGGCCCAGCTTCCCTGGCAGGCCGCCTTCCTCACCGGCCGGACATTCGTCGCCTACCGGCGCCGGGGCGGCGTCCGCGGCGCGCCTTTGCCGGATTTCTTTATCGGCGCCCACGCCCAGGTGGCGGGGCTGACCCTGCTGACCCGGGACGCGGCGCGTTACCGAACCTATTTCCCGGACTTGCGGTTGATCGCACCCGATTGAGTCCATTTCCCGAACCACGGAGACTTCCATGCCCCATCCCAAGCGTCTCATCGTCGGTATCAGCGGCGCCACCGGCATCGTCTACGGTGCCCGCTTGCTGGCGCTGCTCAAGGGGACCGAGGTGGAGACGCACCTGGTCGTGTCGCGCGCGGCCGACCTGACTCGGGCGCACGAGCTGGACCTGAGCGCCGCCGCCCTGAGGGGTCTTGCCAGCGTGAGCTATGGCGCCAACGACGTCGGCGCGGCGCTTTCCAGCGGCTCGTTCCGCACCTCGGGGATGGTGATCCTGCCTTGTTCCATGCGCACGCTGGGGGAGATCGCCACCGGCGTGACCAGCACCTTGCTGACGCGGGCCGCCGACGTGGTGCTGAAGGAGCGGCGGCGGTTGGTGCTGGTGGTCCGGGAGACGCCGCTGCACGCCATTCATCTCCGCAACATGCTGACCGTGACCGAGTGCGGTGCCATCGTGATGCCGCCCGTGCCGGCGTTCTACACCCGGCCGCAGACCCTCGACGACATGGTCACCGATACCGTATGCCGCGTGCTGGATTTGTTCGACATCGACGTGGGGCGGACCAAACGCTGGGGGGAGGATATCGACACCGGCGCTGCCGATAGCTGAAGGGCCTGGGCAAGGCTTATTCGTTTGTCCATTGCAGGTAGTGTACGGGTGTGCCGTCGGGATCGCGCAGCGCGAACATGCGGGTGCCCCAACTGGTCGTGACCGGTGGTGGAGCATCGATCGCGAGGTTCCCATAGGCGGCGTCGACATCTTCCACTTCGATCACCAGATGGACCCGGTCGCCCAAGGGGCCGAGTTCCAGCGGCGCCCTTTCCCGCGCCGCATCCAGGATTTCCAGTTTCAGCCCGTTCAGGTCGAGCAGGCAGCCGCGGGAGTTCGGGCGGTCCCAGCCGCGCAAGACCGGAAATCCGAGCCGGCTGGCGTAGAACTCCGCCATGGCCTCGAACTGCCGGGTCGCCAGTGCGAGGTAACTCACGGCCGGCCCAGGGCGGCCACGGCCTGTCCGATCTCGGCGAGCAGCGCCGGGCCGCGGTAGATGAAGCCGGTGTAGATTTGCACCAGGCTGGCCCCGGCCTCGAGCTTCGCCACGGCGTCCGCGCCGGAAAAGATGCCGCCGCAGGCGATGATGGGCAGCCGGCCTTGCAGGGCCTCGGCGAGGCGAGCGACGACGTCGGTCGAGCGCGCGAACAGCGGCCTGCCGCTCAGGCCCCCGGCCTCTTCGGCGTGTTTCAGCCCCTCCACGCCATCCCGCGACGCCGTGGTGTTGGTGGCGATGACGGCGTCGACGCCGTGACGGATCAGCGCAGCTGCCAGGGCCTTGATGTCCTCCGCGTCCATGTCGGGCGCAACCTTGAGTGCCAGCGGCACCCGCCTGCCGTGCTCCCCGATCAGCTTATCGCGCTCCCGCATCAGGCCCGCCAGCAGCCCGTCGAGTTGCGCGCCGAACTGCAGGCTGCGCAGGCCCGGGGTGTTGGGCGAGGATACGTTGAGGGTGACATAGCTGGCATGGGGATAGACCGCCCTGAGCCCTGCCCGGTAATCCTCCAGCGCCCGATCTACCGGCGTGGTGAGGTTCTTGCCGATGTTGATGCCGAGGATGCCGCGATAGTGGGCTTGGCGGACCCGGCCGACGAGGTGTTCGACGCCGGCGTTGTTGAAGCCCATGCGGTTGATGATGGCGCCGGCTTCGGGCAGCCGGAACAAACGGGGTCGGGAGTTGCCGGGCTGGGGACGCGGGGTCACGGTGCCGATTTCGAGGAAGCCGAAACCGAGCGCCGCCAGCCCGTCGATGCAGTCGCCATTCTTGTCCAGGCCGGCGGCGAGGCCGACAGGGTTGGGAAAGTCCAGCCCCATGACGGTGCGTGGGCTGGACGGCAGCGTTTGCCGCAAGGGATTCGCCGGCCCCATCCTGGCCGCCAGTTGCAAGGCCGACAGGCTGAGTTCGTGGGCGGTTTCAGGGTCCAACCGGAACAGCAGGGGGCGGAGCAGATGGTCGTACATGGGGACTCGAAAGGGGGTGGGGTGGCCATCGGTTGCAGAAGACTCTCCGCCGTAGCGTGCCGTCATTCCAACTCCCTCTCCCAGGGGAAGAGGGACTTCTCCTTCCGGGACAAAGCTGCCAGGAGCGGTTTTGCGTGGGCCCGAAGGGTGTCAGGGCACGATGCCTGGCAGGAAAACGGCTGGGGATGAGGGGGCCGTGCCGTATGGCGCGGAGGGATCAGCCGGCGCACGGTCGTGAAGGCTTCGGGGTCGAGCTCCGCGGTTCGGAGGTTCGCCCGGCAAAGCGCACCGCGGAAGCCGAGGTAGTCCGGCCGGAGGGTGAGCAGTTCCGGAATGTCCGTTGCCCGGAGGGACCCGGCGAGCCCGCACAGCAGCCCTTGGTCCCGCGTCTCGCAGAGGAAGCGCTCCAGGGTATGGCGGTCGAGGAGGGCGGTCAGCGATCCCGAAGCCTTGTCCTGGGTGTCCAGCATGACGCCGACGAAGCCGGCTTTCTTCAGCCGTGCGATCCAGTCGAAATCCGGCAGATCGTCGGCGAACAGCACGGCGACCAGCCTCGTGCCGCGGCTGCCCAGATGGGCCAGGGTCACCAGGGTGGAGCCCCAGTCGCCGCCGCGGAACATCCCGATCTTGACGTAATCCACGCCGGTCGCCGCCATCTCCAGCACCGCGCGGCACACCGGGTCCGGGTCCAGCGCCAGATCGCCGATGGTGGCGCTGACCGGCACTGCACCGTCCAGCGCCGCCACGATCCGCCCCGCTTCTTCGGCGGGCAGGGCGCCCAGGCTGCCGTGTTCGGGGGCCTTGAGGTCGACGATGTCGGCGCCGGCCGCCACGGCCAGCCGCGCCTCGGCCAGATTGCGGACGCTGGCGAGCATGCCGGTCATTCGATTTCTCCCGCGAGCGGGCGATGCGCTTCGACGGCCTCCATCAGCCAGTTCCAGGCTTCCAGTTCGCGCGGCCCGGCGGTCTTGTCGAGGCCGATGCGCAAATAATCCAGCTCCCGCTCGATCTTGCTCCAGGGCAGGAAATGCAGGCGGCTCACCAGGATGGCGGCTTCCAGCACGGCGAACTGGGCGCGATTGAAACCGCGGAACGGCGCGTGATTCGCCTCGTGCACGACGCGAAAATACAGCCGGGGCCGCTCGGGATCGTCCTCGACGCGGCTCAGTTCGAGTTCGGCATGGGCCAGGGTGCCGTTCAGACGCTGGGCGGACACGCGCTCCGCCGGCACCAGCGGCCAGTCGCGGCGCCCCGTCAGGCAGCCGGCGAAGATGCGGACGTCGTCGCTGTAATTGACCACGGCGCAGCCGGATGCCAGGGCGTTTTCCAGCGTCTGCGAGGGCCGGAACGGCATGATGAGGTATTCGGCTCCGCCGCTGTTCGAGTCGGTGTCCGGCGCATGGATGCCCATGGGGGCGATGTGCGCCGCTCCGCCGGCGGTGGCGGTGGTCACCAGGGTTTCGCGGATCATGATTCAATCACCGGTGGATTGGGCCAGCGTGCTGCCGGCCGGTTTGTAGGCGTGGGGGTCGACCGTGGCTGCCGGCGGATCGACGGCACAGCCCCAGTCCAGGGTTTCGTCCTGGCTGTAGCGCTTGCCGAGCTGCCAGGCGATCTGGGCGCGGGCAAGTTCCACGCCGAGATAGAAAGCATGCCCGCCGTCGTGTTCCACCCGCAGCGACGGGTAGAGCTCAAAGGGATCGGTGGCGCTGTGGAAGCCGTCCCGGTTGAAGATGTGGATGCCCTCGGCGCTGATCTGGATGCGGTAGCTGGGATCGCGGATGGCCTGCGCCAGCTCCCGGATCTCCGCTTCGGTGTAGGGGAACGGTGCGCGCTCGTGCAGGGCCATCAGCCCGTCGCCCATGTGCTTGGGCAGCGCGCCCAGCTCGCGCGCGGCAAACAGGATCCGCCGGGCCAGATCGGCTTCGGCCACGGCCCGCCGGGCATGCTTGCTGACCTGGGTCGCCAGGATGGCGCGAATCCCCAGTTCCGAACACACGCCGAGCAGCATGGCGTTGATCCCGGCAGTGTCGGCATGGGTCAGTTCGGTGAGGTTGCCGACGCCCATCATGATCTCCACCTCCGGGTGGCGGCGCCGGGTTTCGTGGTAGCGCACCAGCGAGTCGGCAAAGCCGAAATGGATCGGATCGAGGATGGGGTCGACCAGGAAGCTCCTGTCCCGCGATCGCATGCCGGCGATGGCGCGGTCGAGCGAATCCAGATCGCCATGCTTGGCGGGGATCAGAATCGGGGTGGAAGCCACTTCGTCGGCGATCCACAGCGAGTCTTCGTGCAGGCTGAGCAGGAAATCGGCACCGGCCTTGCCGCCTCGCACCAGGTCGTCGGTTTCCAGCGAATCGACGCTGACCCGATGGCCTTCGGCCTTGAGCGCGGCGACGGCGGCTTCGAGGTGGGGAAACGGCGTGGCCGGCAGGCAGCCGATGTCGATGACGTCGGCGCCATGGTTTCTGTAGTCCGCGGCTTGGCGGAGAATGCCGTCCATGTCCAGGTGAGGGGCGTCGACGATCTCGGCGAAAATCCGGAGGTCATACCGGCTCAGGTCCGGTTTCCTGGACTTTCGGCCGAAGTATTCCGGCAAGTCGCGCAACTCCTCAGGTCCCCGCTCAACCGGCAGGCCCAAGTCCTTCGACAGGGTTTCCAGATCGCCGCGGCAGCGGCCCGGGACCAGGATGCGGTTTGCCCCATAGGTATCCTTCAAACGGCGGCGGATCATGTCCGCGGTCATCAGCGCGGCCACGCTGAGGCCGAGTTGGTGCACCGTGTATTCGAACTCCGGCGCCATCTCCTCGAGAATCTGGCGGAGCTGCTTTTCGGCCAGCTTGCCGGTGAGGAACAGGATGTGTTCCGCCATAGGAGGGTGCGGGAATATCCGGGGTTGGGGCGAGGGGATGGAAGTATAGCAAAGCCGCGGCGCCGCGCTGTTTGTCGATGTTCAAAGTTCGAACAGCGGCGGCCGGCGCAGAAAATCCTCGAACTCCGCGGGCGGCAACGGCGGGCTGATCAGATAGCCCTGCGCCTGGTCGCAGCCCAGCTGCCTGAAGCAATCCAGTTGCGTCCGTGTCTCTATGCCTTCGACGGTACAGGTCAGTTCCAGGCTCTTGGCCAGGGATACGATGGCTCGGGAAATCGACAGGTTGTTGCAGTCGTCGGCGCCCCAGGGGATGAACTCCCGGGCGACCTTGAGGTGGCTCAGGGGCAGCCGGCGCAGGTAGCTCAAGGAAGAGTAGCCCGTGCCGAAGTCGTCTATGGAGAAACTGATGCCGGTGCGCTTGAGGTCCAGCAGCGTTCTGACGACCGTGTCGACGTCTTGCAGCAGCAACCGCTCGGTCAGCTCGAGTTCCAGCAGGGCCGGATTCACCCCGGTTTCGGCGAGCGCATCGCCGATCAGCCGGACGAAGTTCGGTTCGCGGAATTGACGGGTGGAGATATTCACCGCGATACGAACCGGCGTCAGCCCGGACTGCTGCCATTCGGCGATCCTGCGGCAGGCGGTCCTGATGGCCCATTCGCCCAGGGGGACGATCAGGCCGCTATCCTCGGCCACCTGGATGAATTCGTCTGCCGGTACCCGGCCGAGTTCGGGGCTGTTCCAGCGTGCAAGCGCTTCGGCGGCGATGATGGCGCCGCTCTGCAGGTCCATCTGGGGTTGGAATGCCAGATCCAGTTCCCCGTTTTCAAGTGCTTTTCGCAACCGGGTTTCGATCGACAGCAGCCGGTTGGCCCGGCGATTGAGCTCAGGGGTGAAGAACTCGTGGTTGCCGCGGCCTTTTTCCTTGGCCAGGAACATCGCGGCGTCGGCGCTGCGGAGCAGGCCGTCGGCATCGCGGGAGTCCTCGGGAAACAGGCTGATGCCGCCGCTGAGGCTGACGAACAGCTCATGGTGTTCGACCACGACCGGCTTCTGCAGCGTTTCGATGGCCGCCAGGGCGATACGCGAGGCATAGCCGATGTCGTCCAGGTCTTCCATGAGGACGGCGAACTCGTCTCCGCCTATGCGCGCCAAGGTGTCGCGGGGACCCAGCCGGTCTGCGAGGCGCCGGCTGACCTCCTGCAAGAGGCGGTCGCCCACGTCGTGGCCCAGGCTGTCGTTGATCA from Methylococcus geothermalis encodes:
- a CDS encoding efflux RND transporter permease subunit, which produces MIESLIRTALRQRLIVVIVTLCLLAFGLTAMRELSVDAFPDVTNVQVQVAAEAPGRSPEEVERFVTVPLEIAMTGLPGLTEMRSVNRNALSQINLVFTDDTDVYFARQLVLERLIEAASQLPDGITPVLGPVSTGLGEVYQFTLERPDDGDRALTEQELTERRTVQDWVVRPLLRGVPGVAEINSIGGYERQYQVLANPDRLRHYGISLKDIYTALALNNANSGGGKLPRYAEQYLIRGLGLIENIEDIRNIVLKESGGTPVFIRDVAEVKIGHAVRYGAVIKNGQTEAVGGIVMMIRGGNAKRIVTELKERIQEINDKGMLPGGLKIVPYYDRTTLVDAAIHTVTKVLVEGIVLVIVILLLYLGDVRSSLIVVATLVITPLVTFMVMNRYGISANLMSLGGLAIAIGIMVDGSVVVVENTFRHLGEMRDTGETKLQVVLHAAAEVGTPVLFGVGIICLVFLPLMTMTGLEGKLFAPLAYTIAIALFISLIVSLTLSPVLCAYLLKGGGEQDTRIIAAMKRPYLALLSVALCRPRTVVVTALALLALSLGLFPLLGTSFIPEMKEGAIVTGINRAPSMSLDESIKMETEAMRLVMQVPGIARAVSQLGRSQNPTDTQPENESTPILTLKPQEELPPGWDQDDVMDALSETLRVLPGVQVVMAQPISDRVDEMITGVRSDIAIKIFGDELEVLKRKGDEIVRVLRSVRGASDIRMERISGQQYLTIDIDRWAIARHGINVQDINDIIETAIGGRESTQIYEGERRFQAVVRFPDAFRGSGEAIGKIMLESHHGALVPLEHLAEIRLTDGPAQISREMAKRRLVIGANVRGRDLGGFVAELQKAVGEKVKLPEGYFLKWGGQFENLERAMNRLLVIIPITIAAIFFLLFLLFQSLRFAGLIILVLPFASMGGIFSLFASGEYLSVPASVGFITLWGIAVLNGVVLVSRIRGLRETGIDRETAIVEGCTQRFRPVMMTATVAMLGLVPFLFSNGPGSEVQRPLAIVVIGGLITSTLLTLVVLPTLYQWFEDRSSP
- a CDS encoding AbrB/MazE/SpoVT family DNA-binding domain-containing protein produces the protein MRITSKGQVTIPAGIRRQAGLLPASEVEFEYRDGVVILRRAGGKTRGEELVSRLRGMFSACGKSTDEIMRETRGGE
- a CDS encoding type II toxin-antitoxin system VapC family toxin; the encoded protein is MAAVLIDTNVILDAASPGTEWHEWSARQLCRVVDDVGGCVNPIIYAELAGYVNDESALAALIDDFLLEKAQLPWQAAFLTGRTFVAYRRRGGVRGAPLPDFFIGAHAQVAGLTLLTRDAARYRTYFPDLRLIAPD
- a CDS encoding UbiX family flavin prenyltransferase, which translates into the protein MPHPKRLIVGISGATGIVYGARLLALLKGTEVETHLVVSRAADLTRAHELDLSAAALRGLASVSYGANDVGAALSSGSFRTSGMVILPCSMRTLGEIATGVTSTLLTRAADVVLKERRRLVLVVRETPLHAIHLRNMLTVTECGAIVMPPVPAFYTRPQTLDDMVTDTVCRVLDLFDIDVGRTKRWGEDIDTGAADS
- a CDS encoding VOC family protein, producing MSYLALATRQFEAMAEFYASRLGFPVLRGWDRPNSRGCLLDLNGLKLEILDAARERAPLELGPLGDRVHLVIEVEDVDAAYGNLAIDAPPPVTTSWGTRMFALRDPDGTPVHYLQWTNE
- a CDS encoding quinone-dependent dihydroorotate dehydrogenase, producing the protein MYDHLLRPLLFRLDPETAHELSLSALQLAARMGPANPLRQTLPSSPRTVMGLDFPNPVGLAAGLDKNGDCIDGLAALGFGFLEIGTVTPRPQPGNSRPRLFRLPEAGAIINRMGFNNAGVEHLVGRVRQAHYRGILGINIGKNLTTPVDRALEDYRAGLRAVYPHASYVTLNVSSPNTPGLRSLQFGAQLDGLLAGLMRERDKLIGEHGRRVPLALKVAPDMDAEDIKALAAALIRHGVDAVIATNTTASRDGVEGLKHAEEAGGLSGRPLFARSTDVVARLAEALQGRLPIIACGGIFSGADAVAKLEAGASLVQIYTGFIYRGPALLAEIGQAVAALGRP
- a CDS encoding (5-formylfuran-3-yl)methyl phosphate synthase; translation: MTGMLASVRNLAEARLAVAAGADIVDLKAPEHGSLGALPAEEAGRIVAALDGAVPVSATIGDLALDPDPVCRAVLEMAATGVDYVKIGMFRGGDWGSTLVTLAHLGSRGTRLVAVLFADDLPDFDWIARLKKAGFVGVMLDTQDKASGSLTALLDRHTLERFLCETRDQGLLCGLAGSLRATDIPELLTLRPDYLGFRGALCRANLRTAELDPEAFTTVRRLIPPRHTARPPHPQPFSCQASCPDTLRAHAKPLLAALSRKEKSLFPWERELE
- a CDS encoding DUF447 domain-containing protein, which encodes MIRETLVTTATAGGAAHIAPMGIHAPDTDSNSGGAEYLIMPFRPSQTLENALASGCAVVNYSDDVRIFAGCLTGRRDWPLVPAERVSAQRLNGTLAHAELELSRVEDDPERPRLYFRVVHEANHAPFRGFNRAQFAVLEAAILVSRLHFLPWSKIERELDYLRIGLDKTAGPRELEAWNWLMEAVEAHRPLAGEIE
- a CDS encoding DUF6513 domain-containing protein, whose amino-acid sequence is MAEHILFLTGKLAEKQLRQILEEMAPEFEYTVHQLGLSVAALMTADMIRRRLKDTYGANRILVPGRCRGDLETLSKDLGLPVERGPEELRDLPEYFGRKSRKPDLSRYDLRIFAEIVDAPHLDMDGILRQAADYRNHGADVIDIGCLPATPFPHLEAAVAALKAEGHRVSVDSLETDDLVRGGKAGADFLLSLHEDSLWIADEVASTPILIPAKHGDLDSLDRAIAGMRSRDRSFLVDPILDPIHFGFADSLVRYHETRRRHPEVEIMMGVGNLTELTHADTAGINAMLLGVCSELGIRAILATQVSKHARRAVAEADLARRILFAARELGALPKHMGDGLMALHERAPFPYTEAEIRELAQAIRDPSYRIQISAEGIHIFNRDGFHSATDPFELYPSLRVEHDGGHAFYLGVELARAQIAWQLGKRYSQDETLDWGCAVDPPAATVDPHAYKPAGSTLAQSTGD